From Musa acuminata AAA Group cultivar baxijiao chromosome BXJ3-8, Cavendish_Baxijiao_AAA, whole genome shotgun sequence, one genomic window encodes:
- the LOC103995514 gene encoding NDR1/HIN1-like protein 1: protein MAPFNLLLLLLLVHHPFIMSAKDCGNHGHCQRRKLYRRLFATVLTFIIVVLIVILGVWLVLRPSKPKFYLKDTSIFQLNLTAGSNLLTTVMQVTLDSRNLNDRVGIYYDKLDAFAAYKGQRITASTALPTGYQGHDDVVVWSPYLYGAAVAVAPYLAVSLIQDREAGLLLVYIKAEGRLRWKVGTWVSGHYHLQANCPAFLAIDNGKGSGSAPSFHLQQISSCSVDV, encoded by the coding sequence ATGGCTCCTTTCaacctgcttcttcttcttcttctcgttcaTCATCCTTTTATCATGTCGGCGAAGGACTGTGGCAACCATGGGCACTGCCAGCGGCGCAAGCTGTACCGACGCCTCTTCGCTACCGTCCTCACCTTCATCATCGTTGTCCTCATCGTCATCCTCGGCGTCTGGCTTGTCCTCCGCCCCTCCAAGCCCAAGTTCTACCTCAAGGACACCTCCATCTTCCAGCTCAACCTCACCGCAGGCTCCAACCTCCTCACCACCGTCATGCAGGTCACGCTCGACTCCCGCAACCTCAACGACCGCGTCGGCATATACTACGACAAGCTCGACGCCTTTGCAGCCTACAAGGGACAGCGGATCACCGCCTCCACGGCGCTCCCCACCGGCTACCAGGGCCACGACGATGTTGTCGTGTGGTCGCCCTATCTGTACGGCGCCGCCGTCGCCGTGGCGCCGTACCTCGCCGTCTCCCTCATCCAAGACCGCGAGGCGGGGCTCCTTCTGGTCTATATCAAGGCGGAGGGGCGTCTCCGGTGGAAGGTCGGGACATGGGTCTCCGGTCACTACCACCTGCAGGCTAACTGCCCGGCTTTCCTTGCGATCGACAACGGGAAAGGCAGCGGCAGCGCCCCGTCGTTCCACTTGCAGCAGATTTCGTCATGTAGCGTTGACGTCTGA
- the LOC135644516 gene encoding ABC transporter G family member 22-like, with protein sequence MEEQSLVPRTQQTFPIMDDHVIPRSRPAHSIMKSHSTDSMISSSMKDDEHGIRINLKRNGSFGSKGGSAVSNFSAGCAKRAQDLVATDALAINGTLSSREIEHVVDFWASMPSSETPETSQRKNHPHAKDDEAEGSMNNKKNLDSDIWMAMKIDLIFPIYLKFSDVGYKFADNGGTSSVAMNYILQGVTGSVEPGEVLALMGPSGGGKTTLLNLLSGKMTIKDHGGLITYNDQPYSKWLKRRIGFVLQDDVVFPNLTVRETLTYAALLRLPKTLTKQQKEERAINVIHDLGLERCQDTIIGGAYTRGISGGERKRVCIGNEILLDPSLLFLDEPTSGLDSTTALRIAQMLHNIALAGKTVVTTIHQPSSRLFNMFDKLILLGRGSSLYFGKTSEAMLYFSSIGCSPLIPMNPAEFLIDLANGNINDKSVPLELQQRRFLCKTPEIEGRSSSSMDIHEYLVGAYETRVAGIEKQKLLKPAPIDTMWMMQGRGPCSLDESRVGWWEQCHILFWRGLKERRHEYLSCIRVIQVVATAVIIGLLWWHSDASTPKNLQDQAGLLFFISVFWGYFPVFAAIFTFPKEREILAKERSVGMYKLSAYFIARTTSDLPLDLTLPIVFLLIVYFMAGLRSDFTTFLESLLTIFLSIVAAQGLGLAVGAALMDIKKATTLASVIIMTFMLSGGFFVQRVPFFMSWIRHLSFNYHAYRLLLQAQYGCTSTSHHNANPCKSRFIEELGLDNRGMEVGTMIAMVFGYRLLAYLFLRKMKLRNT encoded by the exons ATGGAGGAGCAATCACTCGTACCAAGAACTCAACAGACCTTCCCAATCATGGATGACCATGTCATTCCGAGATCAAGGCCAGCCCATAGCATCATGAAATCTCACAGCACTGACTCTATGATAAGCAGCAGCATGAAGGATGATGAACATGGAATCAGGATCAACTTGAAGAGGAACGGAAGCTTCGGAAGCAAGGGTGGATCAGCAGTATCAAATTTTTCTGCAGGATGTGCAAAGAGAGCACAAGATTTGGTAGCTACTGATGCACTAGCCATTAATGGCACATTGAGCTCAAGAGAAATAGAGCATGTAGTTGACTTTTGGGCCTCCATGCCATCATCTGAGACACCAGAAACTTCACAGAGGAAGAACCATCCACATG CAAAAGATGATGAAGCTGAAGGATCCATGAACAACAAGAAAAACCTGGATTCAGATATTTGGATGGCAATGAAGATAGATCTAATTTTCCCCATATATCTCAAG TTTTCGGACGTGGGATACAAGTTTGCAGATAATGGAGGAACGAGCTCTGTTGCCATGAACTACATCCTTCAAGGAGTCACAGGATCCGTGGAACCTGGTGAGGTTCTAGCACTGATGGGACCATCAGGAGGAGGTAAAACAACTCTGCTTAATCTCCTCAGTGGGAAGATGACAATTAAGGACCATGGAGGCCTCATAACCTACAACGATCAGCCATATTCTAAATGGCTTAAACGAAG GATAGGATTTGTGCTGCAAGATGATGTAGTGTTTCCCAACCTAACGGTGAGAGAGACCTTAACATATGCTGCTCTTCTTCGCCTTCCCAAGACATTAACCAAGCAGCAGAAGGAAGAAAGAGCTATAAATGTGATCCATGATCTCGGACTTGAAAG GTGTCAAGATACCATAATAGGTGGAGCATACACGAGAGGGATTTCCGGCGGGGAAAGGAAGAGGGTCTGTATCGGAAATGAAATCCTTCTCGATCCATCACTTCTGTTTCTGGATGAACCAACATCTGGTCTCGATTCAACCACGGCACTTCGGATAGCTCAGATGCTCCACAACATTGCTCTT GCCGGGAAGACGGTGGTCACCACCATACACCAGCCTTCGAGCAGGCTGTTCAACATGTTCGACAAGTTGATTCTGCTGGGGCGAGGCAGCTCCTTGTACTTCGGAAAGACATCGGAAGCCATGCTCTACTTCTCCTCGATTGGCTGCAGCCCTCTCATTCCGATGAACCCAGCTGAGTTCCTTATAGATCTCGCCAACGGCAACATCAACGACAAATCGGTACCTCTGGAACTGCAGCAACGTAGATTCCTATGCAAAACTCCCGAAATCGAAGGAAGATCGTCATCGTCCATGGACATCCATGAA TACCTGGTGGGTGCCTACGAAACCAGGGTTGCCGGAATAGAGAAGCAAAAGCTTCTCAAGCCAGCTCCCATCGACACGATGTGGATGATGCAAGGACGAGGCCCCTGCAGCTTGGATGAATCGAGGGTGGGTTGGTGGGAACAGTGCCACATCCTCTTCTGGAGGGGGTTAAAGGAAAGGCGCCACGAATACCTGAGTTGTATCCGCGTCATTCAGGTTGTAGCCACTGCAGTCATTATTGGATTGCTGTGGTGGCATTCGGATGCTTCCACGCCCAAAAACCTACAAGATCAGGCAGGATTGCTGTTCTTCATCTCGGTGTTCTGGGGTTATTTCCCAGTCTTTGCAGCTATCTTCACCTTCCCTAAAGAACGGGAGATACTGGCCAAAGAGAGATCAGTGGGCATGTACAAGCTCAGTGCATACTTCATTGCCAGAACCACGAGTGATCTGCCATTGGATCTCACACTGCCAATAGTCTTCCTGTTAATTGTCTATTTCATGGCAGGCCTGAGATCAGACTTCACAACATTTCTAGAAAGCTTGCTGACAATATTTCTAAGCATTGTAGCTGCCCAG GGTTTGGGACTAGCCGTTGGTGCAGCTCTGATGGATATCAAGAAGGCAACAACATTAGCTTCTGTCATCATCATGACCTTCATGTTATCTGGTGGTTTCTTCGTGCAG AGGGTTCCATTCTTCATGTCATGGATTCGGCATCTGTCCTTCAACTATCACGCATACCGGTTACTCCTCCAGGCTCAGTATGGATGCACGAGCACAAGCCACCACAATGCTAATCCTTGCAAGTCTCGTTTCATCGAAGAACTTGGACTGGACAACAGAGGGATGGAGGTAGGAACCATGATAGCCATGGTCTTTGGCTACAGATTGTTGGCTTATCTATTCCTTAGGAAGATGAAACTGAGAAATACTTGA